A single window of Rhodococcus jostii RHA1 DNA harbors:
- a CDS encoding RsmD family RNA methyltransferase — translation MLVRLPGVYRPQRDTWLLAEVLAARDLGPGTRVLDLCCGTGVLSVEACAAGAGWVTAVDVSRRAAISTWLNAKLRRRTIRVVRGLEAREMIRPGQRTERIAVLAATDLRYGEAPR, via the coding sequence ATGCTCGTTCGTCTGCCCGGGGTGTATCGCCCCCAGCGTGACACCTGGCTGCTCGCCGAGGTGCTGGCGGCCCGAGATCTCGGACCGGGCACCCGCGTGCTCGATCTCTGCTGTGGCACAGGCGTGTTGAGCGTCGAGGCGTGCGCGGCGGGCGCGGGGTGGGTGACGGCGGTCGACGTGTCGCGCCGGGCCGCGATCAGTACCTGGCTCAACGCCAAACTGCGCCGCCGGACGATCCGCGTCGTGCGGGGGCTGGAGGCGCGGGAGATGATCCGGCCGGGCCAGCGCACCGAGCGCATCGCGGTGCTGGCCGCGACCGACCTCCGGTACGGCGAGGCTCCACGCTGA